One Brevibacillus choshinensis genomic window carries:
- the addB gene encoding helicase-exonuclease AddAB subunit AddB, which translates to MAVQFVLGRAGTGKTTAIHQQMHERLKVDPLGTPMILLVPEQASFQEEYALATLPGLNGVIGTQVLSFGRLGHRLLQELGDLTLIPVDDLGKHMVLRMLLERHKEELQMFTRSAMQPGFASQLGRLISEFKSYGVTLAHSENLEWGSANLNQKINDLRLIMAAYEEYLSEGYCDADDILNRVAVMVPDSAYIKRSEIFIDGFTGFTNQELRLIEQLMIHARKVTIALTLDPAERHASVDELGLFHPTLGTYQALELMARESGVRIEPPLLLNDSIRFANSPWLGQMEQTYFQWGDPGAAPKPLRMGEVSLLTAANRRAEVEAVALHIVKLAREEGYRWKDMAILLREIGTYADEISTIFTDYGIPHFLDQKRTVLHHPLVELVRSALEVIVTKWRYDAVFRCLKTDLFAVDILDDAMTRREVDQLENYVLAHGVYGSQWADDSAWHFRGAAGAEEDAAVDSLRRKYGAPLLAFEKEMKQATGKNVRAMTAALYNLLLSLDVPSKLERWQRMAEEAGDLDAAQVHGQLWTGLIELMDQVVEVMGEETMDLATYARILDTGLETIELGLVPPALDQVLIGSMERSRQPDVKALFVLGVNEGVIPLRPKEDGILDEAERERLAEMGVELAPSAKQRLMAEPYLLYQAMTRPSERLMLSCALADHEGAALLPSSVFSRVKEVLPDIPHQFFHNEPTGEPETDAFLLGHPRRVFSHLLTLLRAMKKTGELPVFWWEAYDWFIRSSTDAAREKWLLSGLRYTNLPSELGYETSLGLYGKQLKMSVSRLERFQSCPFSHFSSHGLRLAERTLYKLERFDVGELFHASMKRAVEKMNEEHLEWGKLTEANSMQLASDVVEELVPATRSSILTRTARYRYLSGKLKRAVGRAIYVLGEHAKRSRFAPVGLEVSFGPSGDLPGLALQLENGVDLQLIGRIDRVDQSLDEDVPYLRVIDYKSSPKQLQLSDVWNGLNLQLLVYLDVVVANAEEWLGKQAEMGGVFYYQVADPFVTAKRLLSSDEAARERAKRLRMKGLMLADPELARMMDAQVEQGASELVPFELKKDGTLSSRSSVATAEQFHALTTYVRDTVKEISTRMTNGAIHIDPYSNGTMTACDYCSYKPVCQFDGETGGNQHRQLTKWNNKQIWSMLEQQLTGEEGMLSDDATDHAGQA; encoded by the coding sequence ATGGCCGTTCAATTTGTGCTGGGACGAGCAGGGACGGGGAAAACGACAGCGATTCACCAGCAGATGCACGAGCGCCTGAAAGTCGATCCGTTGGGGACACCGATGATTCTGCTCGTTCCGGAGCAAGCCAGCTTTCAAGAGGAATACGCCTTGGCGACATTGCCGGGACTGAACGGGGTAATCGGCACGCAGGTGCTCAGCTTCGGCAGGCTGGGTCATCGCTTGCTGCAGGAGCTGGGAGACTTGACGCTGATTCCCGTCGATGATTTGGGAAAGCACATGGTGCTGCGCATGCTGCTGGAGCGCCATAAGGAAGAGCTGCAAATGTTCACGCGCTCTGCCATGCAGCCCGGCTTTGCTTCCCAGCTGGGACGCCTGATCAGCGAATTCAAATCGTACGGAGTGACACTGGCCCACTCGGAAAATCTGGAGTGGGGCAGTGCAAACCTGAATCAGAAGATCAATGATTTGCGGCTGATCATGGCCGCCTACGAAGAGTATTTGTCCGAAGGTTATTGCGATGCTGACGACATCCTGAACCGTGTGGCTGTGATGGTTCCAGACTCTGCGTATATCAAGCGCTCGGAAATTTTCATCGACGGCTTTACCGGGTTTACGAACCAGGAGCTGCGCCTGATCGAGCAATTGATGATTCATGCCCGGAAAGTGACGATTGCCCTCACACTCGACCCGGCGGAACGACATGCCTCGGTCGATGAATTGGGGCTGTTCCACCCGACCTTGGGTACGTATCAGGCGCTGGAGCTGATGGCCAGGGAGTCAGGTGTCCGAATCGAGCCGCCGCTGCTGTTGAATGATTCGATCCGCTTTGCAAACAGTCCTTGGCTCGGTCAAATGGAGCAGACCTATTTTCAGTGGGGCGATCCGGGAGCCGCACCGAAGCCGCTGCGGATGGGAGAGGTGTCCCTGCTGACGGCTGCCAACAGGCGCGCGGAGGTGGAGGCCGTCGCGCTTCACATCGTAAAGCTCGCACGCGAAGAGGGGTACCGCTGGAAGGACATGGCGATTTTGCTTAGGGAAATCGGGACGTACGCGGATGAGATCAGCACGATCTTTACGGACTACGGCATTCCGCATTTCCTCGATCAAAAGCGCACCGTCCTGCATCACCCATTGGTGGAGCTTGTACGTTCGGCGCTCGAGGTGATTGTGACCAAGTGGCGTTACGATGCGGTGTTCCGCTGCCTGAAGACAGATTTGTTCGCCGTAGACATTCTGGACGATGCGATGACGCGAAGAGAAGTCGATCAACTGGAGAACTACGTGCTGGCACACGGTGTCTATGGATCGCAGTGGGCAGACGATTCGGCCTGGCATTTTCGGGGTGCAGCAGGAGCCGAAGAGGATGCGGCCGTCGATTCTTTGCGCCGCAAATACGGAGCGCCACTGCTTGCCTTTGAAAAAGAGATGAAGCAGGCGACAGGAAAGAATGTCAGAGCCATGACTGCTGCTTTGTACAATCTGCTCCTCTCTCTGGACGTGCCCAGCAAGCTGGAGCGTTGGCAGCGAATGGCGGAAGAGGCGGGAGATTTGGATGCAGCACAGGTGCATGGCCAGCTGTGGACGGGCCTCATCGAGCTGATGGATCAAGTCGTAGAGGTCATGGGAGAAGAAACGATGGATCTGGCGACGTACGCTCGGATTCTGGATACAGGCCTTGAGACGATCGAGCTCGGGCTCGTCCCTCCGGCGTTGGATCAGGTGCTGATCGGTTCGATGGAGCGTTCGCGTCAGCCTGACGTCAAGGCTTTGTTCGTACTCGGGGTAAACGAAGGCGTCATCCCGCTGCGCCCCAAAGAAGACGGCATTCTGGACGAAGCAGAGCGCGAGCGTCTCGCGGAAATGGGTGTGGAGCTTGCTCCAAGCGCAAAGCAGCGCCTGATGGCGGAGCCGTATTTGCTGTATCAGGCGATGACGAGGCCGTCGGAGCGCTTGATGCTGAGCTGCGCTTTGGCGGACCATGAAGGGGCTGCTTTGCTCCCATCCTCCGTTTTTTCGCGGGTGAAGGAAGTGCTGCCGGATATCCCGCATCAGTTTTTCCATAACGAGCCGACGGGTGAACCAGAGACCGATGCCTTTTTGCTGGGGCATCCGAGGCGTGTGTTCAGCCATCTGCTGACGCTCTTGCGGGCGATGAAAAAAACAGGAGAGCTGCCGGTTTTCTGGTGGGAAGCATACGACTGGTTCATCCGTTCCTCCACGGATGCGGCGCGGGAGAAGTGGCTGTTGTCCGGACTGCGCTACACCAACTTGCCGTCTGAGCTGGGATACGAAACGAGCCTCGGTTTGTATGGGAAGCAGCTGAAGATGAGCGTATCCAGACTGGAGCGCTTTCAGTCCTGTCCGTTTTCTCACTTTTCGTCCCATGGCCTCAGACTGGCCGAGCGCACGTTGTACAAGCTCGAGCGTTTTGATGTGGGCGAGCTTTTCCACGCGTCCATGAAGCGGGCTGTGGAAAAGATGAACGAGGAACATCTCGAGTGGGGCAAGCTGACGGAGGCAAACAGCATGCAGCTCGCGAGCGATGTCGTCGAAGAACTCGTTCCCGCGACGCGGAGCAGCATTTTGACACGGACGGCGCGCTATCGCTATCTGTCCGGCAAGCTGAAGCGGGCAGTCGGCAGGGCCATCTACGTCCTCGGGGAGCACGCCAAGCGAAGTCGTTTTGCTCCGGTTGGCCTGGAGGTTTCCTTTGGACCGAGCGGCGATCTGCCAGGACTGGCCCTCCAGCTGGAAAATGGCGTGGACCTGCAATTGATCGGGCGGATTGACAGGGTGGACCAATCTCTTGATGAGGATGTGCCTTATCTGCGCGTGATCGACTACAAATCAAGTCCCAAGCAGCTTCAGCTTTCCGATGTCTGGAACGGCCTAAATCTGCAGCTGTTGGTTTACCTCGATGTCGTGGTTGCCAATGCAGAAGAATGGCTGGGAAAACAGGCTGAGATGGGCGGGGTCTTCTATTACCAGGTGGCTGACCCGTTCGTGACGGCAAAGCGGCTCCTGTCCTCGGATGAGGCAGCACGAGAGAGGGCCAAGCGCCTGCGGATGAAAGGGCTAATGCTCGCTGATCCGGAGCTGGCGCGGATGATGGATGCACAGGTCGAGCAAGGCGCATCCGAGTTGGTTCCTTTTGAGCTGAAAAAAGACGGCACGCTTTCGTCGCGTTCATCTGTAGCTACTGCCGAGCAGTTTCACGCGCTGACGACGTATGTGCGCGATACGGTGAAAGAAATCAGCACGCGGATGACCAACGGGGCCATTCACATCGATCCGTATTCAAACGGTACGATGACTGCATGCGACTATTGCTCCTACAAGCCGGTATGCCAATTTGACGGTGAGACAGGCGGCAATCAGCACCGTCAATTGACGAAGTGGAACAATAAGCAAATCTGGAGCATGCTTGAACAGCAGCTGACAGGAGAGGAGGGGATGCTAAGTGACGACGCAACAGATCATGCAGGCCAAGCCTGA
- the addA gene encoding helicase-exonuclease AddAB subunit AddA produces MQAKPEQWTDEQWQAITQRGSNLLVAAAAGSGKTSVLVERIIRRIMDETEPIGVDQLLVVTFTNAAAAEMRHRIGDALRKALKEEPHSAHLRRQLALLQRATITTLHSFCLGILRQYYYLIELDPDFRIADQLEGELLRQDVLEEQLESWYEDDSDFHALADIMLDGQDDQILASLILKLYEFSRSHPEPEYWLQEAADMFAAAGREGLDGLAWARSILRSLELELAGMEGKLRRAINLASSPEGPAAYLPLLEAEADALKRASYACRKGWDAATLAVSLVSFAKLPPVKGTDAGIKEQVQDLRNGVKKTLGELSEQYFSMSADQYVSDLRALGPYMNTLSRLVTAFAEAFQKEKRSRSIVDFGDLEHLALRVLTEKREDGAMMPSEVSLQLREQFAEVLVDEYQDINLVQETLLRMVSRDVAINGVANRFMVGDVKQSIYRFRLAEPKLFLEKYLTYQKEGEGGDWDEGVEPPGLRIDLAANFRSRREVVDAVNFLFRQIMSPGVGEIDYDPSAELIHRASYPDAEEGRLQAEVHLIDRKGSKTDGEAATVTDGNDEAEGAGIPDGNAENAEEASVAQLEARLIAKRIRSWMEPGEGEAPLLVFDKKAGGLRPLAYRDIVILLRATSGWGETMQEELREAGIPVYAEQTAGYFSATEVETMLSLLRVIDNPLQDIPLAAVLRSPIVGLREENLAQIRIQYASGPFHQAVVQFAEEQPAGEGWERRLRYFFSRLREWRTQARRGALSELLSVLYRETGYLDYVAALENGQQRQANLRALYDRARQYEAGSYRGLFRFLRFVDRLQEAGNDLGEARTMGENEDVVRIMTIHKSKGLEFPVVFVAGMGKQFNTMDLKSQFLLHKDLGFGPMAFDPALQLRYPSLAALGIRQQLRRDMLAEEMRVLYVALTRAREKLIMVGSAKDLAKSVTDWGRQGDKERLSDEDLIQAKGYLDWVGRALLRHPAAGLLRAYPQECGAGETVHVRSIPDDSLWSFHFHQAEELREQTNADTDDASLWERMSRREEISERPKDDEQREKIESILGWRDPHPAASRVPAKWSVSELKRQARTGKGGTTVVLPSITEKPKFLTEQKPSKLTGAEKGTITHLLMQHLDLNRPLDEADIREQLANLAARRFLTEEQLGAVDAGQIARFFADPLGLKMKQAKVVHRELPFTMAIPAHEVEPELGEDSSEQVIVQGVIDCLLEDHDGRLTLIDFKTDWMGKEPSPAVIEEITKRYEGQIKLYVRAIQQILKTDQEIDRYLYLLAGGAAVRL; encoded by the coding sequence ATGCAGGCCAAGCCTGAGCAATGGACGGATGAACAGTGGCAGGCGATTACCCAGCGCGGCAGCAATCTGCTCGTGGCGGCCGCTGCCGGTTCGGGGAAGACATCTGTTCTTGTAGAGCGGATCATTCGACGAATCATGGATGAGACAGAACCGATCGGCGTCGATCAGCTCCTCGTCGTGACCTTTACCAATGCGGCTGCGGCAGAAATGCGGCACCGGATCGGCGATGCTCTGCGCAAGGCGCTGAAGGAAGAGCCGCATTCTGCTCATCTGCGCAGGCAGCTTGCCTTGCTCCAGCGTGCGACGATTACGACGCTGCATTCGTTTTGCTTGGGGATATTGCGGCAGTACTACTATCTGATTGAGCTTGATCCCGATTTTCGCATCGCCGACCAGCTGGAAGGCGAGCTGCTTCGGCAGGACGTCCTCGAGGAACAGCTCGAGAGCTGGTACGAAGACGACTCTGACTTCCATGCGCTTGCCGATATCATGCTGGACGGTCAGGACGATCAAATTCTGGCGTCCCTGATCTTGAAGCTGTATGAGTTTTCCCGCAGTCATCCCGAGCCGGAGTACTGGCTGCAGGAAGCGGCAGACATGTTTGCTGCGGCAGGTCGTGAAGGGCTCGACGGACTTGCGTGGGCACGCAGCATCCTCCGCTCGCTTGAATTGGAGCTGGCGGGGATGGAAGGCAAACTGCGCCGTGCCATCAATCTCGCGTCTTCACCGGAGGGTCCTGCAGCTTACTTGCCCCTGCTCGAAGCGGAGGCGGATGCGCTCAAGCGAGCAAGCTACGCCTGCCGAAAGGGGTGGGATGCTGCCACGCTGGCGGTAAGCCTCGTCTCGTTTGCAAAACTGCCCCCTGTCAAAGGGACGGATGCGGGAATCAAGGAGCAAGTGCAAGACTTGCGCAACGGCGTGAAAAAGACATTGGGCGAGCTTTCCGAGCAGTATTTCTCCATGTCTGCCGATCAGTACGTGTCTGACCTTCGCGCATTGGGGCCATACATGAATACCCTCTCCCGACTGGTAACGGCGTTTGCGGAGGCGTTCCAAAAGGAGAAGAGGTCCCGCTCCATCGTCGACTTTGGCGACCTGGAGCACCTCGCCCTGCGTGTTTTGACGGAGAAGCGGGAGGACGGTGCGATGATGCCGTCGGAGGTCTCCCTGCAGCTGCGGGAGCAATTTGCAGAGGTGCTGGTCGATGAGTATCAGGATATCAATTTGGTGCAGGAAACACTGCTGCGGATGGTGTCACGCGATGTAGCGATCAACGGAGTGGCGAACCGCTTTATGGTAGGGGACGTGAAGCAGAGTATTTACCGTTTCCGTCTGGCGGAGCCAAAGCTGTTCCTGGAGAAGTACCTCACCTACCAGAAGGAAGGGGAGGGCGGTGATTGGGATGAGGGCGTGGAGCCGCCAGGACTGCGCATTGATCTGGCTGCCAATTTCCGCAGCAGACGGGAAGTGGTGGACGCCGTCAACTTCCTGTTTCGCCAAATCATGTCACCGGGCGTAGGGGAGATCGATTACGACCCGTCAGCCGAGCTGATTCACCGGGCTTCCTATCCTGATGCGGAGGAAGGAAGGCTGCAGGCCGAAGTCCATCTGATCGACAGGAAGGGAAGCAAAACCGACGGAGAAGCCGCGACGGTGACAGATGGAAATGACGAGGCGGAGGGGGCCGGTATCCCTGACGGCAACGCTGAAAATGCGGAAGAAGCCAGTGTCGCCCAGCTGGAGGCGCGTCTGATCGCCAAACGCATTCGCAGCTGGATGGAGCCTGGAGAGGGAGAGGCTCCGCTGCTCGTCTTTGACAAGAAAGCAGGAGGTCTTCGCCCGCTGGCTTACCGCGACATCGTCATTTTGCTGCGAGCTACCTCCGGCTGGGGAGAAACCATGCAGGAGGAGCTGCGCGAGGCGGGTATCCCGGTGTACGCGGAGCAAACGGCCGGCTATTTCAGTGCAACCGAAGTGGAGACGATGCTCTCCCTGCTGCGTGTGATCGACAATCCGCTGCAGGATATTCCGCTGGCTGCCGTTCTTCGCTCTCCTATCGTTGGTTTGAGAGAAGAGAATCTGGCACAGATTCGCATCCAGTACGCGTCCGGCCCGTTTCATCAGGCGGTCGTACAGTTTGCGGAAGAGCAGCCCGCAGGAGAGGGCTGGGAGCGAAGGCTGCGCTACTTCTTCTCCCGTCTGCGCGAGTGGCGGACGCAGGCTAGGCGCGGTGCTCTGTCCGAGCTGCTGTCTGTGCTGTACCGAGAGACAGGCTATCTGGACTATGTGGCGGCACTGGAGAATGGCCAGCAGCGCCAGGCTAACCTGCGCGCGCTGTACGATCGGGCACGGCAGTATGAAGCGGGCTCTTATCGTGGACTGTTCCGTTTTCTCCGATTCGTCGATCGCCTCCAGGAAGCGGGCAATGATCTGGGCGAAGCGCGGACGATGGGGGAAAACGAAGATGTCGTTCGCATCATGACAATCCATAAGAGTAAAGGGCTGGAGTTCCCGGTCGTGTTTGTGGCGGGAATGGGCAAGCAGTTCAATACGATGGATCTCAAAAGCCAATTTTTGCTGCACAAAGACTTGGGATTCGGTCCGATGGCATTCGATCCGGCGCTTCAGCTGCGCTACCCCAGCCTCGCTGCCCTGGGCATACGCCAGCAGCTTCGCCGGGACATGCTCGCCGAGGAAATGCGGGTTCTTTACGTAGCGTTGACGCGCGCACGCGAGAAGCTGATCATGGTCGGCTCTGCCAAGGATTTGGCAAAGAGCGTCACTGATTGGGGAAGACAAGGGGACAAGGAGCGCCTGAGTGACGAAGATTTGATTCAGGCAAAGGGCTACTTGGATTGGGTCGGCAGAGCGCTGCTGCGTCATCCGGCAGCGGGATTACTCAGAGCTTATCCGCAGGAGTGCGGGGCAGGAGAGACGGTCCATGTGAGATCCATCCCGGACGATTCGCTGTGGTCCTTCCACTTCCATCAGGCGGAAGAGCTGCGGGAACAAACCAACGCTGATACGGACGATGCATCTTTATGGGAACGCATGAGCCGGCGGGAAGAAATCAGCGAGCGACCGAAGGATGACGAACAGCGCGAGAAAATCGAGAGCATATTGGGATGGAGAGATCCCCATCCGGCAGCTTCGCGCGTCCCTGCCAAGTGGAGTGTCAGTGAGCTGAAGCGGCAGGCTCGTACGGGTAAGGGTGGCACGACGGTTGTTCTGCCTTCCATTACGGAAAAGCCGAAGTTTTTGACAGAGCAGAAGCCAAGCAAATTGACTGGGGCCGAAAAAGGGACCATCACTCACTTGCTGATGCAGCATCTCGACCTGAACCGGCCACTCGACGAGGCTGACATTCGTGAGCAACTGGCGAATTTGGCTGCACGCCGCTTTTTGACTGAGGAACAGCTCGGAGCGGTGGATGCAGGTCAGATCGCTCGATTCTTCGCAGATCCATTGGGCTTGAAAATGAAGCAGGCAAAAGTGGTGCATCGCGAGCTGCCATTTACCATGGCGATACCGGCACATGAAGTGGAGCCTGAGCTTGGAGAGGACTCGAGTGAGCAGGTGATTGTTCAGGGCGTGATTGACTGCCTGCTGGAGGATCATGATGGACGCTTGACCCTGATTGATTTCAAAACGGACTGGATGGGCAAAGAGCCTTCCCCTGCCGTCATCGAAGAGATCACGAAGCGCTACGAAGGGCAAATCAAGCTATACGTTCGGGCGATCCAGCAAATCCTCAAGACGGACCAGGAAATCGATCGTTATCTGTATTTGCTCGCAGGCGGTGCAGCCGTTCGTTTGTAA
- a CDS encoding AAA family ATPase, with product MRPIRLKLSGMHSYRELQEVDFEMLCQAGLFGIFGPTGSGKSTILDAITLALYGQVVRLGGGNHPKEVLNQLEQRVFVSFTFELGKGDDRKQYTVEREFGLDKKGNKRQPEVRLIQSGALTGEPDVVLESKATMATAAIESLIGLTLQDFTRAVVLPQGQFSRFLTLKGSERNEMLQRMFRLHIYGEKLSERVRHALEQAKEQMHRLQLEAAALGDAGYEALAAARQTWAEAAQKEQEYVQQKLELSGKLKTMEQLYQWQQELARVREQLQDYTARQPEIELWKTRIRGWESSVRLWPLVQQWERLEQEWLATGQAVERSREEQESARVMVEAAELEYRSAQSVLLSQEPDLALQKGRLAQAEEWEAELAQIREEWTSLERERSEIAAALTQTEEQLARDEEALQVWEQEWKRLDEQMKQAAVTPEWRDQVSAAREAKQQWERERAKRQELADEVTAAEQQLQEAAKQAQQQRVAWEASAQRLETAKQQLAAPDAQPVLTDSEWEHARTVLNDMKQIGRQWRELLQQKADWQEKWERFGGEQKQAESRWKDLQAESDAKESVAAEQQTLFNELRETLDRWQQENMARYLRERLVDGEECPVCGATHHKSGDVQHPGQEEVRSEGDELRSRSKAAEEALREAERQARLAKEALLTAKGEQSSLEERLTALKQERESLLARLDALKKECSGYGETWAVDSFDELLGIYQREEKELAAKQAERERQREQREKLAQQIEVLREEEAGQKRLLERSTLIMEQLDQSIAEGKKRLQLAEEKLQRAAEELDAKRKDMLIDEIDGSYEEIGRRDRQMAGLQSIRAEKEQLRGTLMAQCDTAKARRSEWKLRESAVGEKLSDRKRMWEQKHVQWLERTGGQPARERLQQVEEALASLRQAVADAEEKRTQSAAVRESVQNNLVKHTEAFAVLTRQRSEAHEALQHALLESGMENVEQVRQLYAELGQLQEAVQLVEAYDKARDQLRYDEERLVQSLDGRSITAEEFMLARQEWEAWEQNFQEVQKQVAVAKEQVDRMEGNHEKWLALQKELEEQQDEQSRLEELKKLFEAKAFVQFIAEEKLASIARDASYHLKKMTANRYALEIGDEGEFVLRDEAAGGMRRPVSTLSGGETFLTSLSLALALSMEIQMRGGRLEFFFLDEGFGTLDPELLEVVMDALERLRMDDFTIGVISHVPEIRVRMPRRLVVTPAEPMGAGSKLHLEME from the coding sequence GTGAGACCGATCAGATTAAAGCTGTCTGGAATGCACAGCTACCGCGAATTGCAGGAAGTCGATTTCGAAATGCTTTGCCAGGCCGGACTGTTCGGGATATTCGGTCCCACGGGAAGCGGAAAGTCCACCATTTTGGACGCGATTACGCTTGCGCTCTACGGTCAAGTGGTTCGCCTCGGGGGAGGCAACCATCCCAAGGAAGTGCTCAATCAGCTGGAACAGCGGGTTTTTGTTTCTTTCACGTTTGAGCTGGGGAAAGGTGACGATCGCAAGCAATACACGGTAGAGCGTGAATTCGGTCTGGATAAAAAGGGGAACAAACGTCAGCCGGAGGTTCGCCTCATTCAATCGGGAGCATTGACGGGAGAGCCGGATGTGGTGCTGGAGTCCAAGGCGACGATGGCTACCGCAGCGATCGAGTCACTGATTGGGCTGACCTTGCAAGATTTTACTCGTGCGGTGGTACTGCCGCAAGGGCAATTTTCCCGGTTCCTGACGCTCAAAGGAAGCGAACGCAATGAAATGCTGCAAAGGATGTTCCGCTTACATATATACGGCGAGAAACTGAGTGAGCGCGTTCGACATGCATTGGAGCAGGCAAAGGAGCAAATGCATCGCTTGCAGCTGGAGGCTGCGGCTCTGGGAGATGCCGGATACGAAGCGCTTGCGGCGGCAAGGCAGACGTGGGCCGAGGCGGCGCAGAAGGAACAGGAATACGTCCAGCAAAAGCTGGAGCTGTCAGGCAAGCTCAAGACGATGGAGCAGCTGTACCAGTGGCAGCAGGAGCTCGCTCGCGTCCGGGAGCAGCTGCAGGACTACACTGCCCGTCAGCCTGAAATCGAGTTGTGGAAAACGCGCATTCGCGGCTGGGAGTCAAGCGTACGACTGTGGCCGCTTGTGCAGCAGTGGGAGCGATTGGAGCAGGAGTGGCTGGCAACAGGTCAGGCGGTCGAGCGCAGCCGTGAGGAGCAGGAGAGCGCCCGCGTCATGGTGGAGGCTGCTGAGCTGGAATATCGGAGTGCCCAGTCGGTGCTGCTGTCCCAGGAGCCGGATTTGGCGCTGCAAAAAGGCAGGCTGGCCCAAGCGGAGGAATGGGAGGCGGAGCTGGCCCAGATCCGCGAAGAGTGGACGAGTCTGGAGCGTGAACGCAGCGAAATAGCAGCTGCCCTGACCCAAACGGAAGAACAGCTGGCACGGGATGAAGAAGCGCTGCAAGTCTGGGAGCAGGAGTGGAAGCGACTCGACGAGCAGATGAAACAGGCTGCCGTCACTCCCGAGTGGCGTGATCAGGTATCCGCTGCCAGGGAAGCCAAGCAGCAGTGGGAGCGAGAGCGTGCAAAGCGCCAGGAGCTCGCGGATGAAGTGACAGCGGCAGAGCAGCAGCTGCAAGAAGCCGCAAAACAGGCGCAGCAGCAGCGAGTGGCGTGGGAGGCGAGTGCGCAGCGACTGGAAACGGCCAAGCAGCAGCTGGCAGCCCCGGATGCTCAGCCGGTTCTCACCGATAGCGAGTGGGAGCATGCCCGGACGGTATTGAATGACATGAAGCAGATCGGGCGCCAGTGGCGGGAGCTTTTGCAGCAAAAAGCGGACTGGCAGGAAAAGTGGGAGCGATTTGGCGGAGAGCAAAAGCAGGCAGAATCACGCTGGAAAGACTTGCAAGCGGAGAGCGACGCCAAAGAGTCGGTGGCTGCCGAGCAGCAGACGCTGTTCAATGAGCTGCGCGAGACGTTGGATCGCTGGCAGCAGGAAAATATGGCCCGCTATTTGCGCGAACGGCTGGTGGACGGCGAGGAGTGCCCGGTATGCGGCGCCACACACCACAAGAGCGGGGATGTGCAGCACCCAGGACAGGAGGAAGTGCGTTCGGAGGGGGACGAGCTCCGCTCCCGCAGCAAGGCGGCGGAGGAAGCCCTGCGCGAGGCAGAGCGTCAGGCACGCTTGGCGAAGGAAGCGTTGCTCACCGCCAAAGGGGAGCAATCCTCTTTGGAAGAACGTCTGACTGCGCTGAAACAAGAGCGGGAATCTCTGCTGGCACGCCTGGATGCACTCAAAAAAGAGTGCAGCGGATACGGGGAAACTTGGGCGGTTGATTCGTTTGATGAGCTGTTGGGTATCTACCAGCGCGAAGAAAAAGAGCTCGCGGCAAAACAGGCCGAGCGGGAGCGTCAAAGAGAGCAGCGGGAAAAGCTGGCGCAGCAAATCGAGGTGCTTCGCGAGGAAGAAGCGGGACAAAAGCGCCTTTTGGAGCGCAGTACCTTGATCATGGAGCAATTGGACCAATCCATTGCGGAAGGGAAAAAACGTCTGCAGCTGGCCGAAGAGAAGCTCCAGCGTGCTGCGGAAGAGCTGGATGCCAAACGCAAAGACATGCTCATCGACGAAATCGACGGAAGCTACGAAGAAATCGGCAGACGAGATCGCCAAATGGCTGGATTGCAAAGCATCCGAGCAGAAAAAGAGCAGCTGCGCGGGACCCTTATGGCACAATGTGACACTGCAAAGGCACGTCGCAGCGAATGGAAGCTGCGGGAGAGCGCTGTCGGAGAAAAGCTCAGCGACCGCAAACGGATGTGGGAGCAAAAGCACGTGCAGTGGCTGGAACGAACGGGTGGACAGCCTGCCCGCGAGCGGCTGCAGCAGGTTGAGGAAGCATTGGCAAGCCTGCGCCAGGCGGTGGCTGATGCAGAAGAGAAGCGAACGCAATCAGCTGCTGTCCGAGAGTCCGTTCAGAACAATCTGGTCAAGCATACGGAGGCTTTTGCTGTCCTGACACGTCAACGCTCAGAAGCGCATGAAGCCCTGCAGCACGCTTTACTAGAGAGCGGTATGGAGAATGTGGAGCAGGTGCGCCAGCTGTATGCCGAGCTTGGTCAGCTGCAGGAAGCCGTCCAGTTGGTTGAAGCCTATGACAAAGCGCGCGACCAGCTACGCTATGACGAGGAACGACTGGTGCAGTCGCTGGATGGACGCTCGATTACAGCCGAAGAGTTCATGCTGGCGCGGCAAGAGTGGGAGGCCTGGGAGCAAAACTTCCAGGAGGTGCAAAAGCAGGTCGCGGTAGCCAAGGAGCAAGTAGACCGGATGGAGGGCAACCACGAGAAATGGCTTGCGCTGCAAAAAGAGCTGGAAGAACAGCAGGATGAGCAAAGCCGTCTCGAGGAGCTGAAAAAGCTGTTCGAAGCCAAGGCATTCGTCCAATTCATCGCCGAAGAAAAATTGGCCTCCATCGCGCGGGATGCTTCGTATCATCTGAAAAAGATGACCGCCAACCGCTACGCACTGGAAATCGGTGACGAGGGCGAATTCGTTCTGCGGGATGAGGCAGCAGGCGGAATGCGTCGTCCTGTCAGTACCTTGTCTGGCGGGGAAACATTCCTGACTTCCTTGTCACTGGCACTTGCCCTGTCCATGGAGATTCAAATGCGCGGGGGACGCCTGGAGTTCTTCTTCCTCGATGAAGGATTTGGGACGCTTGACCCCGAGCTGCTGGAGGTGGTCATGGACGCACTGGAACGACTGCGGATGGACGACTTCACGATCGGGGTCATCAGCCACGTACCGGAAATCCGCGTGCGGATGCCGCGCAGGCTGGTGGTCACTCCGGCTGAGCCGATGGGAGCGGGAAGCAAGCTTCATCTGGAAATGGAATAG